The Chitinophaga flava genome has a segment encoding these proteins:
- a CDS encoding molybdate ABC transporter substrate-binding protein has protein sequence MRRIFFSALLLAGITGAASAQDYRFDPPWNKPPQSKVMFTVPGVDNVPDLYGDINDPQLVVFFAGNQFMCIDELLEAFKQQYPAYQRVFAETLPPGILAQQIEGGSLTIGNMRITLKPDVYTAGKTRITGMADHFSKTVTYAYNKLALMVPSGNPAKVHSLKDLARPGVRVSMPNPAWEGIGKRIEEAYVKAGGEQLKQQIMEKKVKDGTTFLTQIHHRQTPMRILYHQSDAAPVWYSEAYYQQMIGHPISLVNIPDQHNITATYMAGQLKNAPHQQAAADFMDFLISDTAKKIYRKYGFSVEKPD, from the coding sequence ATGAGAAGAATATTTTTTTCCGCCCTGTTGCTCGCCGGCATCACCGGAGCGGCCAGTGCACAGGACTATCGTTTTGATCCGCCTTGGAACAAACCGCCGCAGAGCAAGGTGATGTTTACCGTGCCCGGTGTGGATAATGTGCCCGATCTGTACGGTGATATCAACGATCCGCAGCTGGTAGTATTTTTTGCAGGTAATCAGTTTATGTGCATTGATGAGCTGCTGGAAGCTTTTAAACAACAGTATCCTGCTTATCAGCGGGTATTTGCAGAAACGCTGCCGCCGGGCATTCTGGCGCAACAGATAGAAGGCGGTTCACTCACCATCGGTAATATGCGCATCACGCTGAAGCCAGACGTATATACCGCCGGTAAAACACGCATCACCGGTATGGCCGATCATTTCAGCAAGACCGTTACTTATGCCTACAACAAACTGGCGTTGATGGTCCCTTCCGGCAATCCGGCTAAAGTACATAGCCTGAAAGACCTGGCACGGCCTGGTGTAAGAGTGAGTATGCCTAATCCAGCCTGGGAAGGCATCGGCAAACGGATCGAAGAGGCTTATGTGAAAGCAGGCGGTGAACAGCTGAAACAACAGATCATGGAGAAAAAGGTAAAAGACGGCACTACCTTCCTTACCCAGATCCACCATCGCCAGACACCGATGCGTATCTTATACCATCAGAGCGATGCCGCACCGGTATGGTATTCTGAAGCTTATTACCAGCAAATGATTGGTCATCCCATATCACTGGTAAACATACCCGATCAGCACAATATAACGGCTACGTATATGGCAGGACAGCTTAAAAACGCGCCACACCAGCAGGCTGCAGCCGATTTTATGGATTTCCTTATCAGCGATACCGCCAAAAAAATATACCGGAAGTATGGTTTTAGTGTAGAGAAACCGGATTGA
- a CDS encoding leucine-rich repeat domain-containing protein, whose product MSISYTGKIIPSGTPRWLMGQTLHTAEKEKFKGYKDKGLAWGAVDESLQADIDFLELWPDDTSTATIPPVVATLPNLKTLIIPSWFVPHLKAEDLPDSLEALQVGVLSDNKAKVNWNKALVLPHIKTLDLGKVMSDFYAASFPGLTNTLIITLGNKKLDLTEVGKCQHTQNLFLYKADTVETLSQAGAAAFHFAGWIEGRHENFKGLKGYEQLRDAEIRWNKKLTSLEGLEHLSGLERLDISDCPKLEHLSHLMQINSLQWFRIMNSGKAWTTYIEDVKTKFTEEGFEKIRFEPDRHHALLEISRKA is encoded by the coding sequence ATGTCTATCAGTTACACCGGTAAAATTATTCCTTCGGGCACCCCCCGCTGGCTTATGGGACAAACACTGCATACAGCGGAAAAGGAAAAGTTCAAAGGATATAAAGATAAGGGACTGGCCTGGGGTGCGGTGGATGAGAGTTTGCAGGCAGACATCGATTTTCTTGAACTATGGCCCGATGATACCAGCACTGCCACCATACCGCCTGTGGTAGCCACTTTACCCAATCTCAAAACACTGATCATTCCCTCCTGGTTTGTACCACACCTGAAGGCCGAAGATCTGCCAGACAGCCTTGAAGCCCTGCAGGTGGGCGTACTGAGCGATAACAAAGCCAAAGTCAACTGGAACAAGGCGCTGGTATTGCCACATATTAAAACCCTGGATCTCGGCAAAGTGATGTCTGACTTTTATGCAGCCAGCTTTCCCGGACTCACCAATACCCTCATCATCACCCTCGGTAATAAAAAGCTGGACCTTACTGAAGTCGGTAAATGCCAGCATACACAAAATCTGTTTCTTTATAAAGCAGATACCGTGGAAACACTCAGTCAGGCTGGTGCCGCTGCTTTTCACTTCGCCGGATGGATAGAAGGCAGACATGAAAACTTCAAAGGACTGAAAGGATATGAACAACTTCGCGATGCCGAAATCAGATGGAACAAAAAATTAACATCGCTCGAAGGGCTGGAACATCTGTCGGGGCTGGAACGCCTGGATATCTCCGATTGCCCTAAACTTGAACATCTGAGTCATCTGATGCAGATTAACAGCCTGCAATGGTTTCGTATTATGAACAGCGGTAAGGCATGGACCACTTATATAGAAGATGTGAAAACAAAATTTACAGAGGAGGGGTTTGAGAAAATCCGTTTTGAGCCGGACAGGCATCATGCGTTGCTGGAAATATCGCGTAAAGCTTAA
- a CDS encoding RNA polymerase sigma factor has translation MSQALTENTLLKGIRDGEEIAVRHLFDLYYRPLCYYAEKLTGDKAEAQDVAVNVFLKLLQKKADFEHLYEIRAFLYVAARNACIDIYRQKKRHERSLEEIQYLLPPENDKDDLDLIDTKIMQRLFQEIESLPPQCSKVFKLLFLNKLDTREIARQMRISPKTVLNQKAKAIRLLRVALLKGGSLVAILRAAVGHVMN, from the coding sequence ATGTCTCAAGCACTTACTGAAAATACTTTGTTGAAGGGGATCCGGGATGGAGAGGAAATAGCTGTCCGGCATTTATTTGATCTGTATTACCGTCCGCTTTGTTACTATGCCGAAAAGCTGACAGGAGATAAAGCAGAGGCGCAGGATGTCGCCGTGAATGTATTTCTGAAATTGCTTCAAAAGAAGGCAGATTTTGAGCATCTGTATGAAATCAGAGCGTTTCTTTATGTAGCTGCACGAAACGCCTGTATTGATATTTATCGTCAAAAGAAACGCCACGAACGTTCCCTGGAAGAGATACAATACCTGCTTCCCCCTGAAAATGATAAAGATGATCTCGACCTGATTGATACGAAGATCATGCAGCGGCTTTTCCAGGAGATAGAATCCCTTCCTCCTCAATGCAGTAAAGTATTCAAGCTGCTTTTCCTGAATAAGCTGGATACCAGGGAAATTGCCCGTCAAATGCGAATCAGCCCCAAAACAGTACTAAACCAAAAAGCCAAGGCCATTCGTCTGCTCCGCGTTGCCTTGTTAAAAGGGGGATCACTGGTCGCCATTCTACGGGCAGCCGTTGGTCATGTAATGAATTGA
- a CDS encoding FecR family protein — protein sequence MSEFINRIAELITRHLEGKLTAEEEEELQAWISRSDEARAFFERVNEEAYLSRQLERLYAFDNEEGWEKLKEKYPLKEMPVEPVVKRLVPWLRPAAAAAILLAVVAGAWFWAPRSNKMQSAQTMVKSNGISAPGKSRASIILANGDIVYLDSLSQRATIQQAGTGLVKLADDQLACTAEANGSTSAYTYNTLVNPRGSKVINLTLSDGTRVWLNNESSIRFPVRFSSQERTVEVTGEAYFEVAQQATKPFKVKHADWEVQVLGTHFNINSYSDESAAKVTLLEGMVKVTKKEASGIIRPGQQAWVSSAITVQPAADTEAVMAWKNGEFILDGMDLKSLMRQVARWYDVEVVYTGAVEKRAFGGSLDRDLALPRVVQALQENGVKCRLEGRQLIIGN from the coding sequence ATGAGTGAATTTATTAACCGAATAGCAGAACTGATCACCAGGCATCTCGAAGGGAAACTGACCGCAGAGGAGGAAGAAGAGCTACAGGCGTGGATTTCCAGGTCAGATGAGGCGCGTGCTTTTTTTGAGCGGGTGAATGAAGAAGCGTATCTGTCGCGGCAACTGGAACGGCTATACGCCTTTGATAATGAAGAGGGTTGGGAAAAGCTGAAAGAAAAATATCCTTTAAAAGAAATGCCGGTGGAGCCGGTGGTGAAAAGGTTGGTGCCCTGGTTGAGGCCTGCGGCAGCAGCGGCCATATTGCTGGCAGTGGTAGCTGGTGCCTGGTTTTGGGCACCACGGAGCAATAAAATGCAATCGGCGCAAACAATGGTAAAGAGCAACGGGATAAGTGCACCCGGTAAAAGCCGGGCCAGCATCATATTAGCCAACGGAGATATTGTTTACCTGGATAGTTTATCGCAGCGGGCCACAATACAGCAAGCCGGAACGGGCCTGGTTAAACTGGCCGATGACCAGTTGGCCTGTACAGCGGAAGCCAATGGCTCAACTTCAGCGTATACGTATAATACGCTGGTGAATCCGCGCGGCAGCAAGGTCATCAATCTTACGCTCAGCGATGGCACCAGGGTTTGGCTCAATAATGAATCGTCTATACGTTTTCCGGTCCGCTTTTCAAGCCAGGAACGAACCGTAGAAGTAACAGGAGAAGCCTATTTCGAAGTAGCACAACAAGCAACGAAACCTTTCAAAGTAAAACATGCCGATTGGGAAGTGCAGGTATTAGGTACCCACTTCAACATTAATAGTTATAGCGATGAATCAGCCGCTAAAGTAACGCTGCTGGAAGGCATGGTAAAAGTGACGAAAAAAGAGGCCTCCGGCATTATCAGGCCGGGCCAGCAGGCATGGGTTTCCTCAGCGATAACGGTGCAGCCTGCAGCAGATACCGAGGCGGTGATGGCCTGGAAGAATGGGGAATTTATACTGGATGGAATGGACCTGAAAAGCCTGATGCGGCAGGTTGCCCGCTGGTACGATGTGGAGGTTGTTTATACCGGAGCAGTGGAAAAAAGAGCGTTCGGAGGCTCGTTGGACCGGGACCTGGCACTTCCGAGAGTAGTGCAGGCCTTGCAGGAGAACGGGGTGAAATGTCGTCTGGAAGGGCGTCAGTTAATTATCGGAAACTAA
- a CDS encoding SusC/RagA family TonB-linked outer membrane protein: MQKNLCGFLLPKQKLSTKILRVMKLTVTLLLVACMQVSATVYAQKITLSVKNATLKQVFNQIKKQTGFSFLWDEKILKSSPILSIDVKNVSIEEAMDMCLKGQPLTYSIDQNLVVVKTRPPGVVKPPEDTYISRPLVKLTGQVLSDGNKPLPGATVGIKGTGVGTATDEHGRFSLDAPGSSGVLVISYLGFITQEVPFSKAEDLHIVLKQAEKKINEVVITTGIFTRKKESFTGAATTVTAEQLATFGNRNLITSLRNIDPSFNIVESNAFGSNPNRMPEIQIRGNSSLPNVNELQDQTRVGMNTPLVILDGFESTLQKMLDINQNEVESITLLKDASATAIYGSRGANGVIVIKTRAPQPGKMRLSYRGDLNVEIPDLTAYHVLKARQKLDLEYKTGLYDNVRAEYDVPLKQYYNYLMSEINRGVETDWLSQPLRTGIGQRHNVRMEGGDNTFRYSMSAQLNDIQGVMKGSSRRTFNGTINLSYYYRNIRFTNNLIIGLGESHESPYGEFSDYVQMNPYWAPYDEKGRVRKLLGDPGSDIYKKRWDPLPVNPLYNATLNTFQKNKTTDITNNLSVEWNLHPDLVFRGRLGLTKLNSDSDYFRPADHTAFATMENILRRGSYQYGVNKGFRYDASLNLSYTHQFDKHAVFMGLDYNIREAKSSGYSFLAEGFTNPNFDFISMALQYAQGGKPAGAESLTRAVGMTGSMNYTYDERYYVDASLRADGASQFGRLNRFAPFWSLGLGWNLHKERFFSDIRFINRLKLRGSMGITGSQNFNAYQALSTYQYYTDDRYFSWTGAYLMGLGNDALKWQQKMNYDIGLEAELFDRRLSLVADYYTETTNGMISSVNLPASNGFPSYIENIGKLQNRGVEIKATASLIRKAKERFSWSVSGALVHNVNKIVQISDALKAAQKTAENAAGAVPGVLYKEGYSSNTIWVVPSLGIDPSTGKELYMDRNGQPTSAWNSLDLRACGISEPAYFGNFSTMVRYKDFSMNLVFGYRFGGQLYNQTLINKVENADYRYNVDTRVYDSRWQQPGDIAAFKGLMVTTPTNRTSRFVQNESTLTMQNVNFQYDWRNGFVKKLKMSSLSLSANMADVFYLSTVSRERGTSYPFSRQASLTVTALF, encoded by the coding sequence ATGCAAAAGAATCTTTGCGGTTTTCTGTTGCCCAAACAGAAGCTGTCAACCAAAATTCTTAGGGTAATGAAGCTTACTGTCACTCTTTTATTAGTTGCCTGTATGCAGGTAAGCGCTACGGTATACGCGCAAAAGATCACTTTGTCGGTCAAAAATGCCACGCTCAAACAGGTATTTAATCAGATCAAAAAACAAACGGGGTTTTCATTCCTTTGGGATGAAAAGATACTGAAAAGCTCTCCTATACTAAGTATAGACGTAAAAAACGTATCCATTGAAGAAGCGATGGATATGTGCCTGAAAGGTCAGCCGCTTACATACAGTATTGATCAGAACCTGGTGGTGGTAAAGACCAGGCCACCCGGAGTCGTCAAGCCACCGGAGGACACTTATATTTCCAGGCCTTTGGTAAAGCTCACTGGTCAGGTTCTTTCAGATGGTAACAAACCTTTGCCCGGAGCTACCGTAGGTATAAAGGGAACCGGGGTTGGTACTGCCACAGATGAGCATGGCCGGTTTTCGCTGGACGCTCCCGGGAGCAGCGGCGTGCTGGTAATCTCTTATCTTGGTTTTATTACGCAGGAGGTACCTTTTTCAAAAGCGGAAGACCTGCACATTGTATTGAAACAGGCAGAAAAAAAGATCAACGAAGTCGTGATCACCACTGGTATCTTCACCCGTAAGAAAGAAAGCTTTACCGGGGCGGCCACGACTGTTACAGCGGAACAACTGGCCACATTTGGCAACCGCAATCTCATCACTTCCCTGCGTAACATCGACCCTTCCTTTAACATCGTGGAAAGTAACGCTTTCGGCTCCAATCCCAACCGGATGCCGGAAATACAGATCCGCGGCAATTCCAGCCTCCCTAACGTAAATGAACTGCAGGACCAGACACGTGTAGGCATGAATACTCCGCTGGTGATCCTCGATGGCTTTGAGTCGACGCTGCAAAAAATGCTGGACATCAACCAGAATGAAGTAGAGTCCATCACCCTGCTGAAAGATGCCTCTGCTACAGCGATCTATGGTTCCCGCGGCGCCAACGGTGTCATCGTCATCAAGACCAGGGCGCCACAACCAGGCAAAATGCGCCTGTCTTACCGCGGAGACCTCAACGTGGAAATCCCCGATCTCACTGCTTATCACGTATTGAAGGCCCGGCAGAAACTGGACCTTGAATACAAAACCGGGTTGTATGATAATGTCCGCGCAGAATATGATGTACCACTAAAACAATATTACAATTATCTGATGAGTGAAATAAACCGCGGCGTGGAAACGGATTGGCTCTCCCAACCCCTGCGCACCGGTATCGGGCAACGCCACAATGTGCGCATGGAAGGAGGCGACAATACTTTCAGGTATTCTATGTCGGCCCAGCTGAACGATATACAGGGTGTGATGAAAGGCTCATCCCGCCGGACTTTCAACGGTACGATCAATCTGAGTTATTACTATAGGAATATACGTTTTACCAATAACCTGATCATTGGTCTCGGGGAAAGCCATGAATCACCTTATGGTGAATTCTCTGATTATGTGCAGATGAACCCTTACTGGGCGCCGTATGATGAAAAAGGCCGTGTCAGAAAGCTGTTGGGCGATCCAGGCTCCGACATTTATAAGAAGCGCTGGGATCCATTACCCGTTAACCCGCTGTACAACGCCACCCTGAACACTTTTCAGAAAAATAAAACCACAGACATCACCAATAATCTTTCTGTGGAATGGAACCTGCATCCGGATCTCGTATTCCGCGGGAGACTAGGACTGACGAAACTCAACTCAGACTCAGACTACTTCCGTCCGGCCGATCACACTGCTTTTGCAACCATGGAGAATATCCTCCGCAGAGGATCTTACCAGTATGGTGTGAATAAGGGGTTCAGGTATGATGCAAGCCTTAACCTCAGTTATACACACCAGTTTGACAAACATGCCGTGTTCATGGGACTGGACTATAACATTCGTGAAGCAAAAAGCTCCGGCTATAGTTTTCTGGCAGAGGGATTTACCAATCCTAATTTTGACTTTATCTCCATGGCGCTGCAATATGCACAAGGTGGTAAACCTGCCGGCGCAGAAAGTTTAACAAGAGCTGTTGGCATGACCGGAAGTATGAACTATACCTATGATGAGCGGTATTATGTAGACGCTTCGTTGCGCGCCGATGGCGCTTCCCAGTTCGGACGGCTCAACCGCTTTGCGCCCTTCTGGTCATTGGGGCTCGGCTGGAACCTGCATAAAGAGCGGTTCTTCAGTGATATACGTTTCATCAACCGCCTCAAACTGCGGGGATCTATGGGGATCACCGGTTCACAGAACTTCAATGCCTACCAGGCGCTGTCTACCTATCAGTATTACACAGACGACCGGTATTTCAGCTGGACAGGCGCTTACCTGATGGGACTTGGCAATGATGCGTTGAAATGGCAACAGAAAATGAATTATGATATCGGTCTGGAAGCAGAACTCTTTGACCGCCGGTTATCGCTCGTGGCCGACTATTATACCGAAACTACCAATGGCATGATATCTTCCGTAAATCTGCCCGCCTCCAATGGTTTCCCCAGTTATATCGAGAACATAGGGAAGCTGCAGAACCGTGGCGTAGAAATCAAAGCCACCGCTTCCCTTATCCGTAAGGCGAAAGAGAGATTTAGCTGGAGCGTAAGTGGTGCATTGGTACATAACGTGAACAAGATCGTACAGATATCTGATGCATTAAAAGCCGCGCAAAAAACAGCAGAGAATGCAGCCGGTGCAGTTCCGGGAGTCCTTTATAAAGAAGGTTATTCTTCCAATACTATCTGGGTAGTGCCTTCGCTGGGAATAGATCCCAGCACCGGCAAGGAGTTGTATATGGACAGAAACGGGCAACCGACATCTGCCTGGAACTCGTTGGACCTGCGCGCTTGTGGTATCAGCGAACCGGCTTACTTCGGCAATTTCAGCACCATGGTACGGTACAAGGATTTTTCCATGAACCTGGTATTCGGCTACCGCTTTGGGGGCCAGTTGTATAACCAAACGCTTATCAATAAAGTGGAAAATGCGGATTACCGCTATAACGTGGACACACGTGTATACGACAGCCGTTGGCAACAGCCGGGCGATATCGCCGCTTTCAAGGGCCTGATGGTCACCACGCCTACCAACAGAACTTCCCGCTTTGTGCAGAACGAAAGTACACTCACCATGCAGAATGTCAACTTCCAGTACGATTGGCGGAACGGGTTTGTAAAGAAACTGAAAATGTCCTCCCTCTCCCTCTCAGCAAATATGGCAGATGTTTTTTACCTGTCTACTGTTAGCCGCGAAAGAGGTACCAGTTATCCGTTCTCCAGACAAGCATCGTTAACCGTCACTGCATTGTTCTAA
- a CDS encoding RagB/SusD family nutrient uptake outer membrane protein: MSTIKYWATGLLGLTLCFTTSCKKWLTVQPRTQMPADMLFTTESGFQDALTGVYIQMKAASAYGQQMTFGTIENLTSSWDVTTNTTEQRLGLFNYADDGAQRALAAMYGQEYKIIASINAILAQVDEHRDVFSDEGAYAMMKGECLALRAYCHLDLLRLFGPVPGNIQSGTVLPYVKILSKAPNQQIPYEQYRTALLQDLQEAAALQKQVDPFTHYSIADLSKPNNSSSNFRTENTYAAYRFLRMNYYAVKALQARAYLWFQDKTSAYACAKEVITAKDADGGAKFRLGTFADMSAGNLNLPVEQIFGLYDFQLGNKYQDQFLSGNLKKGSSATTVTSQLYGNTGTDIRESSLWEMITLASSSRCYILKKYKGSLSAVSGAIGPFQIPMLRVSEMYLIAAETAPAQEAQQYWSDFRTARNITVTTLSADPAQVQLELVKEYRKEFFAEGQAFFAYKRINAPKASFLWAPSAATVNYLIPLPQTEFIQ, from the coding sequence ATGTCAACGATAAAATATTGGGCCACGGGATTACTGGGGCTGACCCTTTGCTTCACTACTTCCTGTAAGAAATGGCTCACCGTACAACCTCGTACACAAATGCCGGCGGATATGCTTTTCACTACTGAGAGCGGCTTTCAGGATGCGCTGACCGGTGTGTATATCCAGATGAAGGCTGCTAGCGCATATGGTCAGCAAATGACCTTTGGCACCATCGAAAACCTGACCTCTTCGTGGGATGTAACCACCAATACCACTGAGCAGCGCCTCGGATTGTTCAATTACGCGGATGATGGCGCACAGCGTGCACTGGCAGCCATGTACGGACAGGAATACAAGATCATTGCCAGTATCAACGCTATTCTTGCACAGGTAGATGAGCACAGGGATGTATTTTCCGATGAAGGCGCCTACGCCATGATGAAAGGTGAATGCCTCGCCCTCCGCGCTTATTGCCATCTGGACTTACTACGGTTGTTTGGGCCGGTGCCGGGGAATATTCAAAGCGGTACCGTATTGCCTTATGTGAAAATACTTTCCAAGGCACCCAATCAGCAGATACCCTATGAACAGTACCGTACAGCATTACTGCAAGACCTCCAGGAAGCGGCCGCGCTGCAAAAGCAGGTAGATCCCTTTACACATTATTCCATAGCGGACTTGTCCAAACCCAACAATAGTTCCTCAAACTTCAGAACAGAAAATACTTACGCCGCTTATCGTTTCCTCCGTATGAACTACTATGCGGTGAAGGCGCTGCAAGCCCGCGCCTATCTGTGGTTCCAGGATAAAACATCTGCCTATGCCTGTGCAAAGGAAGTGATAACCGCGAAGGATGCTGACGGCGGTGCAAAATTCCGCCTGGGGACGTTTGCTGATATGTCTGCCGGTAACCTGAATCTCCCGGTAGAACAGATTTTCGGATTGTATGATTTTCAGCTGGGGAACAAATACCAGGATCAGTTTCTATCAGGCAATCTGAAAAAAGGTAGTAGCGCCACCACGGTAACCAGTCAGCTGTATGGTAATACGGGAACGGATATACGGGAATCCAGCCTGTGGGAAATGATTACCCTCGCGAGTAGCAGCAGGTGTTATATCCTGAAAAAATACAAAGGAAGCCTCAGCGCCGTAAGTGGCGCCATCGGACCTTTTCAGATCCCCATGCTACGGGTCAGCGAAATGTATCTGATAGCAGCGGAAACGGCTCCGGCGCAGGAGGCACAGCAGTATTGGAGCGATTTCCGTACCGCACGCAATATCACTGTAACTACATTGTCCGCCGATCCCGCACAGGTACAGCTGGAATTGGTGAAAGAATACAGGAAAGAATTTTTTGCGGAAGGACAGGCATTCTTCGCCTACAAACGTATCAATGCGCCCAAAGCCAGCTTCCTGTGGGCACCATCAGCTGCCACCGTCAACTACCTGATTCCGCTACCTCAAACAGAATTCATTCAATAA
- a CDS encoding DUF4843 domain-containing protein, with protein sequence MKHLFTLTLLITLLAACKKDRYSLYNNGALLQFGPTQDRFYSATEEMKDTMKPFTFYYHPATITQDTVFFDIYAIGGVSSKDRPFTLEQVNLPGAGNAVPGVHYKPFSDPSLREVYVIKAGAVHALVPIVLLRDASLKTQNIKLQLQIKANDQFLLGETRKLWRRVELTDMLSRPAAWNASAAQSYWGDYSTVKHAFMIAQTGEKWDQDFMTTIGQETASLTFWRLKLKTLLVDYNNTHPGTPLIDENGNFVVFP encoded by the coding sequence ATGAAGCACCTTTTCACACTCACTTTATTGATTACTCTACTGGCTGCCTGCAAAAAAGACAGGTACTCTCTATATAATAATGGCGCACTCCTGCAGTTCGGCCCTACGCAGGACCGTTTCTACTCTGCCACCGAAGAGATGAAAGATACCATGAAGCCTTTTACTTTTTATTACCATCCAGCTACTATCACACAGGATACGGTATTCTTCGATATCTATGCCATTGGTGGTGTAAGTAGTAAAGACAGGCCTTTTACCCTGGAACAGGTAAATCTGCCAGGAGCAGGGAATGCTGTGCCTGGCGTACATTACAAGCCGTTCTCCGATCCCTCGCTGAGAGAGGTATATGTGATCAAAGCAGGAGCAGTACACGCGCTTGTACCGATAGTACTGCTTCGTGATGCCTCTTTGAAAACCCAAAATATAAAACTACAGCTGCAGATAAAAGCCAATGATCAGTTCCTGCTTGGAGAAACCCGGAAATTATGGAGGCGTGTGGAGCTGACTGATATGCTCAGCCGGCCGGCCGCCTGGAACGCTTCCGCAGCGCAGTCCTACTGGGGGGATTACAGCACGGTGAAACATGCTTTTATGATTGCACAAACAGGGGAGAAGTGGGACCAGGATTTTATGACCACCATCGGCCAGGAAACAGCCTCCCTGACTTTCTGGAGACTGAAACTCAAAACCCTGCTGGTAGATTATAACAACACGCATCCCGGTACACCGCTCATTGACGAAAATGGAAATTTCGTCGTATTCCCTTAA
- a CDS encoding PKD-like family lipoprotein has translation MKWIYTAPAVCLLLLLNACSKDHGNYTYDTREKITITGIENSYDKVSLVDKITITPQVSSTDSDARFSYWWGIYETNVLGTSPKVDTIGHEQTLNYLVKQNAKGWVLVFGAKNEHTGYTKIVTTSLNVITQFTRGWYVMKDDGGKTDVDLFLTPAGIAPASTVENVFSLINNKKLDGKACLFGYFTNYKSAVTGTMANTNALFILSDKDASVVNISTFKEIHSFDNLFYETPAVKSPASISGANGSLLLVNDGHLHGIYTMSSNMGLFGGIRLRDDNNSPYRLSKYFLSSVYWPNPFFFDEMSSSFVSATGTGPVLSTVTNATGSDMSVNKNNKELLFMGIKSSIPFSGVALFRDKTDPSLKILSSITPNNYALLIKNDTLKNTQQLYNAQRYGLIVADENILYFSVGNEVWTRNLSNGAEQLQFTVPAGEHITFIRHRVYSDDIDAEKPFYYNYMFIGTTNGSRYKIRTFRKSSGNLAASPDFTMEGQGSPADVIYMAPPVAHETYVTSY, from the coding sequence ATGAAATGGATATATACAGCGCCCGCTGTTTGTCTGCTATTGTTACTGAATGCCTGTTCAAAAGACCATGGTAACTACACCTATGATACACGGGAAAAAATCACCATCACCGGTATAGAAAATTCTTATGATAAAGTGTCACTGGTGGATAAGATCACTATCACGCCGCAGGTGAGTTCAACAGATTCCGACGCCCGGTTTTCTTACTGGTGGGGTATTTACGAGACCAATGTACTGGGAACTTCACCGAAAGTGGATACTATCGGTCACGAACAAACGCTGAACTACCTGGTAAAACAAAACGCCAAGGGCTGGGTATTGGTGTTCGGTGCAAAAAATGAACATACGGGTTACACGAAGATTGTTACCACCTCCCTTAATGTCATCACCCAATTTACCCGTGGCTGGTATGTCATGAAAGACGATGGTGGCAAAACTGATGTAGACCTCTTTCTGACACCTGCCGGGATTGCCCCTGCGTCTACGGTGGAAAATGTATTCTCGCTGATAAATAATAAAAAACTGGATGGGAAAGCCTGTCTGTTTGGTTATTTCACGAACTACAAATCCGCTGTGACCGGCACAATGGCCAATACCAATGCGTTGTTCATCCTGTCCGACAAAGACGCCAGCGTAGTGAATATCAGTACCTTTAAGGAGATACACAGCTTTGACAATCTGTTTTATGAAACACCAGCCGTGAAAAGTCCGGCTAGTATCAGCGGCGCAAATGGAAGCCTCTTATTGGTGAATGACGGTCATCTGCACGGTATTTATACCATGTCGTCCAATATGGGGTTATTTGGTGGTATCCGACTGAGAGACGACAATAACTCGCCTTACCGGTTGTCAAAATATTTTCTGTCATCGGTTTATTGGCCGAATCCTTTCTTTTTTGATGAGATGAGTTCCTCCTTTGTATCTGCCACTGGTACAGGTCCGGTGCTTTCGACAGTTACCAATGCCACAGGTTCGGATATGTCTGTCAACAAGAATAACAAGGAACTGTTGTTTATGGGGATCAAGTCATCTATCCCGTTTTCAGGTGTTGCCCTGTTCCGGGATAAAACAGATCCATCGTTAAAAATCCTTTCTTCGATTACGCCTAACAATTATGCGTTGCTCATCAAAAATGATACACTTAAAAACACCCAGCAGTTATATAATGCGCAGCGTTATGGGCTGATCGTGGCAGACGAGAATATCCTTTATTTTTCAGTAGGCAACGAAGTCTGGACCAGGAACCTGAGTAACGGGGCGGAGCAGCTGCAATTCACTGTTCCGGCAGGTGAGCATATTACGTTTATCCGTCACCGTGTGTACAGTGATGATATAGACGCAGAGAAACCTTTTTACTACAACTATATGTTTATTGGTACTACCAATGGCAGTCGCTACAAAATACGCACTTTCCGGAAATCGTCTGGTAACCTGGCAGCTAGTCCTGATTTTACGATGGAAGGACAAGGCAGTCCGGCCGATGTGATCTATATGGCGCCGCCAGTAGCCCATGAGACTTATGTTACCAGTTACTAA